A portion of the Sulfuriferula sp. AH1 genome contains these proteins:
- the pdhA gene encoding pyruvate dehydrogenase (acetyl-transferring) E1 component subunit alpha, translated as MTLDDKKRVLREMVLHRRFEERCYQAYIERKIGGFLHLYPGQEACCNGVMEAARPGHDYVITGYRDHVHAIKCGTDPKVVMAELYGKETGCSKGRGGSMHIFDVAHRFMGGYALVGGPFPLAAGIAKGIQLKGGDEIAICFLGDAANNQGVFHETLNMAKVWNLPVLFVCENNQYGIGTAIHRSTAVLDQFKRACAYNIEAAQCDGQDIDVVYAHAKTAVDYVRSGKGPYFLELMTYRYRGHSMSDSRGYRSREEEEEWKQRDPLNILRDRLISAGALTMDEFTQIEKSTDDYIESEVIKFAEESPEPNVTDLEKYVLA; from the coding sequence ATGACATTGGACGACAAAAAGCGCGTGTTGCGCGAAATGGTGCTGCATCGCCGCTTTGAAGAACGCTGCTATCAGGCTTATATTGAACGCAAGATTGGTGGCTTTCTCCACCTCTATCCCGGTCAGGAAGCCTGCTGTAACGGCGTAATGGAAGCCGCTCGCCCCGGTCACGACTACGTGATCACCGGCTATCGCGATCACGTCCATGCCATCAAATGCGGTACCGACCCCAAAGTGGTTATGGCCGAGCTCTACGGCAAGGAAACCGGGTGCTCCAAAGGCCGCGGCGGTTCCATGCACATTTTCGACGTCGCCCATCGCTTCATGGGCGGTTATGCGCTGGTTGGCGGTCCCTTCCCGCTCGCTGCCGGCATCGCCAAGGGCATCCAGCTCAAAGGCGGTGACGAAATCGCTATCTGCTTCCTCGGTGACGCCGCCAACAACCAGGGTGTATTCCATGAAACCCTGAACATGGCCAAGGTGTGGAACCTGCCTGTTCTATTCGTTTGCGAAAACAACCAGTACGGCATCGGCACCGCAATCCACCGCTCCACCGCCGTACTTGATCAGTTCAAGCGCGCCTGCGCCTATAACATCGAAGCTGCCCAGTGCGACGGACAAGACATTGACGTGGTCTACGCCCATGCCAAAACCGCGGTCGATTACGTTCGCAGCGGCAAAGGCCCCTATTTCCTCGAATTGATGACCTATCGTTACCGCGGACACTCGATGTCGGATTCCCGCGGCTATCGTAGCCGCGAAGAAGAAGAAGAGTGGAAACAGCGCGACCCGCTCAACATCCTGCGCGACCGTCTGATTAGTGCCGGCGCATTGACCATGGATGAATTTACCCAGATCGAGAAATCGACTGACGACTACATTGAAAGCGAAGTCATCAAATTCGCCGAAGAATCCCCCGAACCTAACGTTACCGATCTGGAAAAATACGTGTTGGCATAA
- a CDS encoding leucyl aminopeptidase family protein: MLAKLIESGKQITEAQLDKNRHALVIIPSANALPRETDLPNLARVTAGLSRRQQKVAELAKTPLGIETKQGGLMVWVMLDTKDSIFDQQTALRRALAMLLAESPEEIAIAVSGDEAFRMHAARQAVYVAWVNGAQLPTAKTKNPAKSLQKLRLFGYESVDGYAAEQAIAAGNWLCRNLTNIPPNQLTPALYRERIAQLAKTHGWKHTEYDMKKLRKLGAGAFVAVAQGSVDDDAAIVHLRRRHPDARQTVALVGKGICFDTGGHNLKPARYMQGMHEDMNGSAVALGILVAATSLDLPVNLDVWLAIAQNHISPAAYKQNDVVTALNGTTIEIVHTDAEGRMVLADTLTLAARAKPDVMVDFATLTGSMATALGARYSGMLGNRDELLETAIAAGKASGERLCAFPMDADYESALDSKIADIKQCTLEGGADHILAARFLNRFVDDTPWLHIDLSSSNCPDGLGAVGTDVTGFGVAWGVKWLQANLDSSAELAL, encoded by the coding sequence ATGCTAGCTAAATTGATAGAAAGCGGAAAACAGATAACGGAAGCCCAGCTGGACAAGAATCGCCATGCCCTGGTTATCATCCCCAGTGCAAATGCTTTACCGCGCGAAACGGATTTGCCGAACTTGGCGCGCGTGACTGCCGGACTGAGCCGTCGACAGCAGAAAGTGGCGGAACTGGCTAAAACCCCGTTGGGGATAGAAACCAAGCAGGGCGGGTTAATGGTCTGGGTGATGCTGGATACCAAGGACTCCATTTTCGATCAGCAGACTGCGTTGCGGCGTGCGTTGGCCATGCTGCTGGCCGAATCGCCCGAAGAGATTGCCATTGCCGTCAGCGGCGATGAGGCTTTTCGTATGCATGCCGCGCGGCAGGCTGTGTATGTCGCCTGGGTCAACGGCGCGCAACTGCCGACAGCAAAAACCAAAAATCCGGCCAAATCATTGCAGAAATTGCGCCTGTTCGGTTATGAATCAGTCGATGGCTATGCGGCAGAGCAGGCCATCGCCGCCGGTAACTGGCTATGCCGCAATTTGACCAACATCCCGCCGAACCAGCTTACCCCCGCCTTGTATCGCGAACGCATTGCGCAACTGGCCAAAACGCATGGCTGGAAGCATACCGAATACGACATGAAGAAACTGCGCAAGCTCGGTGCCGGGGCATTTGTGGCCGTGGCTCAGGGCAGTGTCGACGACGATGCGGCCATTGTGCATTTGCGCCGCCGTCATCCGGATGCGCGACAGACTGTCGCGCTGGTGGGCAAGGGCATCTGCTTTGATACCGGCGGCCATAACCTCAAACCTGCCCGCTACATGCAGGGGATGCATGAAGATATGAACGGTTCGGCTGTCGCATTGGGGATACTGGTTGCAGCAACTTCGCTCGATCTGCCGGTCAATCTGGATGTGTGGCTGGCGATCGCGCAGAACCATATCAGCCCTGCAGCCTACAAGCAGAACGATGTGGTGACCGCGCTGAACGGCACCACGATAGAAATCGTGCATACCGATGCCGAAGGGCGCATGGTGCTGGCTGATACGCTGACCCTGGCCGCGCGCGCCAAACCGGATGTGATGGTGGATTTCGCGACCTTGACCGGTAGCATGGCGACCGCATTGGGTGCCCGTTACAGCGGTATGCTGGGCAATCGCGACGAATTGCTGGAAACCGCGATTGCCGCTGGCAAAGCGAGCGGCGAACGGCTGTGCGCGTTCCCGATGGATGCCGATTACGAATCCGCACTGGATTCGAAAATCGCCGATATCAAGCAATGCACACTGGAAGGCGGCGCGGATCATATCCTCGCTGCACGTTTCCTCAACCGTTTCGTGGATGATACTCCCTGGCTGCATATCGATTTGTCATCAAGCAATTGTCCGGACGGATTGGGAGCCGTAGGGACCGATGTGACAGGCTTCGGCGTGGCCTGGGGTGTGAAATGGCTGCAGGCTAATCTGGACAGCAGCGCCGAATTGGCGCTTTAA
- the aroC gene encoding chorismate synthase codes for MSGSSIGSLFCVTSFGESHGAAIGCVVDGCPPGMALSAEDIQIELDRRKPGTSRHVTQRRESDTVEILSGVFEGKTTGAPIALLIRNEDQRSKDYGNIADTFRPGHADYTYWHKYGIRDYRGGGRSSARETAVRVAAGAIARKWLHERYGVVIRGYMAQLGPIVVPFKSWDVVNDNPFFVADAESVPALEEYMDQLRKSGDSIGAKITVVAENVPVGWGEPVYDRLDADLAHALMSINAVKGVEIGAGFDSVTQKGTEHGDELTPDGFLSNHAGGVLGGISTGQDIVASIAIKPTSSIRLPRRSIDKQGSPTLVETHGRHDPCVGIRATPIAEAMLAIVLIDHALRHRAQCADVQVDTPRIPGKVA; via the coding sequence ATGTCTGGTAGCAGTATAGGTAGTTTGTTTTGCGTGACTTCGTTTGGCGAGTCGCACGGTGCGGCGATCGGTTGCGTAGTGGATGGCTGTCCGCCGGGAATGGCGTTATCGGCTGAGGATATCCAGATCGAGCTGGACAGACGCAAGCCGGGCACCTCCCGTCACGTCACCCAACGCCGCGAATCGGACACGGTGGAAATCCTGTCCGGCGTATTCGAAGGCAAGACGACGGGTGCACCCATCGCGCTGCTGATACGCAATGAAGATCAGCGCAGCAAGGATTATGGCAATATCGCAGATACGTTCCGTCCGGGACATGCGGATTACACTTACTGGCATAAATACGGCATTCGCGACTACCGTGGCGGCGGCCGTTCATCGGCACGCGAGACGGCAGTGCGGGTTGCGGCTGGCGCGATTGCACGCAAATGGTTGCATGAACGTTATGGCGTGGTGATACGCGGTTATATGGCGCAGCTGGGGCCTATCGTCGTGCCGTTCAAATCATGGGATGTCGTCAACGACAATCCGTTTTTTGTGGCGGATGCCGAGAGCGTGCCGGCATTGGAAGAATATATGGATCAGCTGCGCAAATCAGGGGATTCCATCGGTGCAAAGATCACGGTGGTGGCCGAGAATGTGCCGGTGGGCTGGGGCGAACCGGTGTATGACCGGCTCGATGCGGATCTGGCGCATGCGCTGATGAGCATTAACGCGGTCAAAGGCGTGGAAATCGGCGCTGGTTTTGATTCGGTGACGCAAAAAGGTACCGAACATGGCGATGAACTGACACCCGACGGCTTTCTGTCCAATCATGCCGGTGGCGTGCTGGGTGGCATTTCAACCGGGCAGGACATCGTTGCCAGTATCGCGATCAAGCCTACTTCCAGCATTCGTCTGCCACGCCGCTCGATCGACAAGCAAGGCAGCCCCACGCTGGTGGAAACACATGGCCGTCATGATCCCTGCGTCGGCATCCGCGCTACGCCGATCGCCGAAGCCATGCTGGCGATCGTGCTGATCGATCACGCGTTGCGTCATCGCGCGCAGTGTGCTGATGTGCAGGTGGACACGCCGCGCATTCCGGGCAAGGTCGCTTAG